One Candidatus Stygibacter australis genomic window, CCTCACATCTATCACCAGATTCTCAATTTTCTGCTGATAAATATCGGAAAACATCCTTTCCAGGAAAATGCGGAAATCTCCACCCCGTTCCTCAATTTCCTTATGGTATGCATCAAACTCATCATCTTCAATTATACCCGATTTATGATACATCCTCACCGTCTGAAGATCATTGAATTCATTGAATTGAAAATAGCAGGTTTTTATCTCTGGCAATATCTTATAAGAGAACAGATCCTGATTGTAAGCAGTAACGGGATGCTGAACTGGTTTCAACCAGTTAACCTGAGTGGAATTCTCCAGGTCGAGTAACTTGGCTTGCCCATCAATATCCACTACTAACTGGATAGTTTCCTCCTGATCTATCACGTCAGTCAGCAGCAAAAAGCCCACCATATTCATCAAATTTGTTAACTGGTAGCGTTTCCAGTAACGGTTTTCTGCTGAAACGTAGGGTCCGAGCATCTTTTCAAGGCTGTCTGCAGCTACTTTGCCTACACGTAATACCTTCTTACCGATCAGATTTATATTAAGCCCCTGATTAACATTGGAAATATAGAGATGATCTCCCGACCATGACATTACTACTGGTACTCGCAGGTCTCCAAAACCGTCTGCATAATATATCTGAGTATGTCCATCATTTAACTGAGATACAAATTTCTGAAGCATCACAGCAAAGGTTTGCTTATTAACAACCAGTTCCAGACTTCCGGCAAAAAGGTTTTTCTTTTTAATAAAATCCTGCTTAGGAATCTCTTCAAATAATGCCGGATGAGAATCTTCCAGCAATTTGCACATATAAAAGAAGTCCTGCTGGAATTTATTGTAATTTTTTACGCTGTCCCAGTCAAAATCTATATAGAATGGCTTCTCTGCCTGGCAAAATGCTGCAATCACTAATATTAAAATAAATAGTCTTACTTTTAAGCTCGTACTGAACCCTGACAATTATCCTATCCCTCCGCTCTCACGAAAGGATTCTCTCTTTTTTCAATACCTACCCGGGTTGCTTCCATGTGACCTGGAAAGACCATTGTCTGATCAGCTAATACATATATCCTGGTTTTTATTGAATGCTTAAGAGTTTCAAAATCTCCATCAGGAAAATCTGTTCTGCCAATACTTCCCTTAAATAAGGTGTCACCGGCAAACAGCAGAAAATCATATAATAAGCAAATCCCCCCAGCCGTATGACCTGGTGTGTGGATCACTTCCAGTTCCTTTTTTCCTAACCTGATCTTATCACCAGATTCCAGCAGCCTATCAGCAGCAGGTGAGATAATTTCCTCATCCATATAACTGCTTAGATTCTGTCTTGGGTCAATTAGTTTCATGGCATCAGCAGAGTGGATAAATATAGGTACATCCCATTTCTCATGAAAATACTTATTCCCTCCAATATGGTCAACATGCCCGTGAGTATTCACGATTGCTGTCATATTCAAACTATTAGTATTCACATAGTTGATAATATCTTGAGATGCTGCCCCGGGATCGATCAAGATCGCTTCGCGGCTGTCTTTATCCCACACCAGATACGTATTTGTGCCAAATTCCGGTAGTATATTAAATCTTTTTAAGTCCATTTTTTTCTCCAATCTATTTGATCATTAAATCTTCTACTTCTTCTGGTGTATATTTTTCGACCTTGATGATATTATTCAAGGCAAAATTCTTCCCCCAGCCTACTTCAGATTCTCTCTCAACCTTGTTATTATAACGCAGCACAATCCTCGCAGCCATCTCAATCTCATTTTCGGTGACCTCTCCATCCGTGCAGATGATACCCAAAGGGCCATGATAATCAACTGCTTTAATTACAATCTCATCAGTTGTTATTAGCGATAAGTGCTCATTTTCCTCCATATTCCTGCCCACAACCAGTCTGGTATTTTCATTCAATCTGAAATGCCTGCCGTAATTGAGATATTTGATGCTTTCATCATTGATCTGGTCATGCACCAGGAGATCTTTCAATTTGCGTGAATATTTAATATCAGTGAGTTTGCAACCTCCGGCAGGATTCTGAAACTCGATCACACCATATTCACGTGCCAGTTCAAGCTGACGGTATCTCGCTCTTCCCTGAATATCCAGAAGTTCAGCTTTGTCAACCCAACCTTCCCTGATGGGCAAGGTGTCTGCCAGAAATCTTTGGCATAATGGTCTCACCAGCAGGTCTTTTACACCACTTAATTTTGCCACGGCATTCATGCTGTCCTTTCGCTGTGATTTGGGACGCTGACCTATAACTTCACCTGATATCAAAAAGTCTGCTCCATATTCCTGCATCATCTCAGCAGCTTTACGGAACATAAATCCATGA contains:
- a CDS encoding MBL fold metallo-hydrolase; its protein translation is MDLKRFNILPEFGTNTYLVWDKDSREAILIDPGAASQDIINYVNTNSLNMTAIVNTHGHVDHIGGNKYFHEKWDVPIFIHSADAMKLIDPRQNLSSYMDEEIISPAADRLLESGDKIRLGKKELEVIHTPGHTAGGICLLYDFLLFAGDTLFKGSIGRTDFPDGDFETLKHSIKTRIYVLADQTMVFPGHMEATRVGIEKRENPFVRAEG
- a CDS encoding tRNA (5-methylaminomethyl-2-thiouridylate)-methyltransferase; the protein is MIRKHKCLALFSGGLDSLLAVKHMEKLGYTVIPIFFETPFFEATSALKVAQSNGIDLQVINVMPEYLDVLKNPRYGYGKNMNPCVDCHGFMFRKAAEMMQEYGADFLISGEVIGQRPKSQRKDSMNAVAKLSGVKDLLVRPLCQRFLADTLPIREGWVDKAELLDIQGRARYRQLELAREYGVIEFQNPAGGCKLTDIKYSRKLKDLLVHDQINDESIKYLNYGRHFRLNENTRLVVGRNMEENEHLSLITTDEIVIKAVDYHGPLGIICTDGEVTENEIEMAARIVLRYNNKVERESEVGWGKNFALNNIIKVEKYTPEEVEDLMIK